Proteins found in one bacterium genomic segment:
- a CDS encoding efflux RND transporter periplasmic adaptor subunit, with translation MKKKLIIIGLILIVCVGIVLRVFVFKKSSGADRTKVNSSVEYVVAQKTNVIKSCEMIGAIMADKTAQVFPETMGRVLKIMVSDGSRVSKGDRLMVIKNETVGFDFEEAYVTSPISGAVARIFVDIGSMVTPQAPVMQVVDFARVKVAFNAAETEAGCFSRNKKIVLSVDALPDQSFTGSITEISPVIDPMTRTVSIKAAIENPRLVLKPGMTARVLITVAERKDVLALPPDAIINDFLFIVNADSSVTKRKVSTGLVGDDQTEILSGLAEHEMVVVVGQQRLADEEKIIPVKR, from the coding sequence ATGAAGAAAAAGTTGATCATTATAGGCCTGATTCTGATCGTGTGCGTAGGCATCGTGCTGCGTGTTTTCGTGTTCAAAAAATCTTCCGGCGCGGACCGCACCAAGGTCAACAGTTCGGTCGAATATGTCGTGGCGCAAAAAACCAATGTGATAAAGTCTTGCGAGATGATCGGCGCGATCATGGCGGATAAGACCGCGCAGGTTTTTCCGGAAACCATGGGCCGCGTGCTGAAGATCATGGTATCCGACGGCTCGCGGGTAAGCAAGGGTGACCGGCTGATGGTGATAAAGAACGAGACCGTAGGTTTTGATTTTGAAGAAGCGTACGTCACCTCACCGATCAGTGGCGCCGTCGCCCGGATCTTCGTGGATATCGGCTCGATGGTTACCCCCCAGGCGCCGGTCATGCAGGTGGTTGACTTCGCCCGTGTCAAGGTCGCTTTCAATGCCGCCGAAACCGAGGCGGGTTGCTTCAGCAGGAATAAAAAAATAGTCCTGTCCGTAGATGCCCTGCCGGATCAGTCCTTTACCGGCTCGATCACGGAGATCAGCCCGGTGATCGACCCCATGACACGGACCGTCAGCATAAAAGCGGCTATCGAAAATCCGCGGCTGGTTCTGAAACCGGGGATGACCGCCCGGGTATTGATCACCGTGGCCGAACGCAAGGATGTATTGGCCCTGCCCCCGGACGCGATAATCAATGATTTTTTATTCATAGTGAACGCGGACAGCTCAGTTACGAAAAGAAAGGTATCTACCGGTCTGGTCGGGGATGATCAGACCGAAATCCTTTCCGGACTGGCTGAGCATGAAATGGTCGTCGTCGTGGGCCAGCAGCGTCTTGCCGATGAAGAAAAGATCATTCCGGTGAAAAGGTAA
- the dnaX gene encoding DNA polymerase III subunit gamma/tau, translating into MSHKVISLKHRPQSFDELTGQSHVVLALKGAIKSNAIGHAFLFAGPRGVGKTTTARVFAKSVNCIEGPTVTPCQKCQACVEITASRSIDVVEIDGASNRKIDDIRDLREGVRYAPLHCRYKIYIIDEVHALTDDAFDALLKTLEEPPANVIFILATTNPTDVPATILSRCQRFTFKRLSLNELTQRLSAVAQKENIKIDRDALRYLAVRADGSVRDGESILEQLGSFIDGTITKDDIFKFVGFLGSDFYRDLLGKIIARDLTAVLMGLNKGIEDGGDPLEIYRELVGYLRNLLLHKAGLREEYLELSQDELALLDKIPVSRENLIDMIEYCLRSENTIRRSVNPRVAMELLLSQLVVQGSTRIPSSNPGSGQDAQDVLVVKDSAADAAPATLDLRQGMLDALAKKSPRLAGTLTKAEISREGKAVVIKADTEFSKKELQQNQKILLEIIKKLAGADFELSIRREDAGKKDIDTMTQKIKTMFDGEEVR; encoded by the coding sequence ATGTCGCATAAGGTAATATCGCTGAAGCACCGGCCGCAGAGCTTTGACGAGCTGACCGGGCAATCCCATGTGGTGCTGGCGCTCAAGGGCGCGATCAAGAGCAATGCCATCGGGCACGCTTTTTTGTTCGCCGGTCCCCGCGGCGTTGGTAAAACCACGACCGCTCGGGTCTTTGCCAAAAGCGTTAACTGCATCGAAGGGCCGACCGTAACGCCATGCCAGAAGTGCCAGGCGTGCGTTGAGATAACGGCCAGCCGCAGCATCGATGTGGTCGAGATCGACGGGGCGTCAAACCGCAAGATCGATGATATCAGGGACCTGCGTGAAGGCGTTCGCTATGCCCCGCTCCACTGTCGTTACAAGATCTATATTATTGACGAGGTCCATGCCCTTACCGATGACGCTTTTGATGCCCTGTTGAAGACCCTTGAGGAACCGCCGGCGAATGTCATTTTCATTCTTGCCACAACAAATCCTACCGATGTGCCGGCTACCATCCTTTCCCGCTGCCAGCGGTTCACTTTCAAGAGGCTTTCCTTGAACGAACTGACCCAGCGGTTGAGCGCGGTTGCCCAAAAGGAAAATATCAAGATCGACCGCGATGCTTTGCGTTACCTGGCAGTGCGCGCGGACGGGAGCGTCAGGGACGGCGAGAGCATCCTGGAACAGCTGGGTTCTTTTATCGATGGCACGATAACCAAGGATGATATCTTCAAATTCGTCGGTTTCCTGGGCAGTGATTTTTACCGCGACCTGCTGGGAAAGATCATCGCCCGCGATCTAACCGCAGTTCTCATGGGTCTGAACAAGGGGATCGAAGACGGCGGTGACCCGCTGGAAATATACCGTGAACTGGTCGGATATTTAAGAAATTTGCTGTTGCACAAAGCCGGTCTCAGGGAGGAGTACCTGGAGCTGAGCCAGGATGAACTTGCTTTGCTGGATAAGATCCCGGTGTCGCGCGAGAACCTGATCGACATGATCGAGTACTGCTTGAGATCCGAAAATACTATCCGGCGTTCGGTCAATCCCAGGGTGGCGATGGAACTCCTGCTGAGCCAGCTCGTAGTACAGGGATCGACCCGGATTCCCTCTTCAAACCCGGGATCCGGTCAAGACGCGCAGGACGTATTGGTTGTGAAGGACAGCGCCGCCGATGCGGCGCCGGCGACCCTGGACCTCAGACAGGGGATGCTCGATGCCCTCGCTAAGAAAAGCCCGAGGCTGGCAGGTACGCTTACCAAGGCCGAAATTTCCCGGGAAGGAAAGGCGGTTGTGATCAAGGCCGACACGGAATTCTCCAAAAAGGAACTGCAGCAAAATCAAAAGATCTTGCTGGAGATAATTAAAAAGTTGGCAGGAGCTGACTTCGAGCTGTCGATACGGCGGGAAGACGCGGGGAAGAAGGATATCGACACAATGACCCAGAAGATCAAGACCATGTTTGACGGTGAAGAAGTAAGATAG
- a CDS encoding transketolase: MPDFNRPISGPEIDHLRELARLCRGDILVMTTIAGSGHPGGSMSSLDIYLTLYSCANSSPENADDPQRDRIIVSHGHTSPGVYACLARLGFIDHGDLLTGFRRIRGPYEGHIERHLPGVEWTTGNLGQGLSAACGFALAAKIKQLKYDTYAVMSDAEQAKGQVAEARRFAKKYGLTDLTVLIDYNQFQISGRTRNIMPVNIKENYLADGWQVDEVDGHDFAQLHEAIRRARSDANNPRMILCRTIMGKGVSFMENREKYPGEPLSQAFYHGQALKRDECAKALKELGVEDTIDQLTADAKNRVIKGFHRKDMPLPVIHEALARTYTDKTDLRLAWGNALEDMAKANPENTFAVFDCDLAESVGTMTFFRIRPHNFFEAGVSEHTTATIAGALSLNGVCSIWADFGVFAVDEVYNQLRINDINNTSLKIVATHCGYNVGPDGKTHHCIDYLGLLRNLFGFKVVVPCDPNQADRIARFMLQQPGNFVMALGRTKLPVITDEARKPLFGGGYAYAYGAVDIVREGSDCAIFATGAMVDQAIEARALLKKDGIKARVYAVSSPLEVARVIIKAAASTRLVVSYEDHNPMTGLGCTIAHGLADIQSGTKFAKVGVTQYAGSDEADVLYKKYSLDAGSVAETIKKNL; encoded by the coding sequence ATGCCGGATTTCAACCGCCCTATTTCCGGACCAGAGATCGACCACCTGCGAGAGCTTGCCCGTCTATGCCGCGGCGATATCCTGGTCATGACGACCATCGCCGGTTCCGGACACCCCGGCGGCTCGATGTCATCGCTTGACATATACCTCACGCTATATTCCTGCGCCAACAGCTCACCGGAAAATGCCGATGACCCGCAGCGCGACCGGATCATCGTCAGCCATGGCCATACATCGCCTGGCGTCTATGCCTGCCTTGCCCGTCTTGGTTTCATTGACCATGGAGATCTCCTGACCGGATTTCGCCGTATCCGCGGCCCCTATGAGGGCCACATCGAGCGCCACCTGCCCGGCGTGGAATGGACGACCGGCAACCTGGGCCAGGGTCTGTCCGCGGCATGCGGGTTTGCGCTGGCCGCGAAGATCAAGCAGTTGAAGTACGACACCTACGCGGTCATGAGCGATGCCGAACAGGCGAAAGGCCAGGTCGCGGAAGCAAGGCGTTTTGCGAAAAAATACGGTCTGACCGATCTTACGGTGCTTATCGACTATAACCAATTCCAGATATCAGGACGAACCCGCAATATCATGCCGGTAAATATCAAGGAAAACTACCTGGCTGACGGCTGGCAGGTCGACGAGGTTGACGGGCACGACTTTGCCCAGCTGCACGAAGCGATCAGACGGGCGCGTTCTGATGCGAACAACCCCCGTATGATCTTGTGTCGCACGATCATGGGCAAAGGCGTTTCGTTCATGGAGAACCGGGAAAAGTACCCGGGCGAACCGCTGAGCCAGGCGTTCTACCACGGCCAGGCCCTCAAACGCGACGAATGCGCGAAGGCGCTGAAAGAACTGGGGGTTGAGGACACGATCGACCAGTTGACCGCGGACGCAAAAAATCGCGTGATAAAAGGATTTCACCGCAAAGATATGCCGCTGCCTGTTATCCATGAAGCGCTAGCGCGGACTTACACCGACAAAACCGATCTGCGGCTGGCCTGGGGCAATGCCCTGGAAGACATGGCCAAAGCCAACCCGGAAAATACCTTCGCGGTATTCGACTGCGATCTTGCTGAATCGGTCGGCACCATGACTTTTTTCCGCATCAGGCCGCATAATTTCTTTGAAGCCGGGGTCAGCGAACATACCACGGCGACCATTGCCGGCGCGTTGTCCCTGAACGGCGTGTGTTCGATCTGGGCCGACTTCGGCGTTTTTGCCGTCGACGAGGTCTATAACCAGCTTCGGATCAATGATATCAATAATACCAGCCTCAAGATCGTCGCCACCCATTGCGGGTATAATGTCGGCCCGGACGGTAAAACCCACCACTGCATTGACTATCTGGGCCTGCTCAGGAATTTATTCGGTTTTAAGGTCGTGGTACCCTGCGATCCCAACCAGGCTGACCGTATTGCCAGGTTCATGCTGCAGCAACCCGGCAATTTCGTAATGGCCCTTGGCCGTACCAAACTCCCGGTTATCACGGATGAAGCCAGAAAGCCGTTATTCGGCGGTGGCTATGCTTATGCTTACGGTGCCGTGGATATTGTTCGCGAAGGATCAGACTGCGCGATCTTCGCAACGGGAGCCATGGTCGATCAGGCGATCGAGGCCCGTGCCCTTCTCAAGAAGGACGGCATTAAAGCGAGGGTATATGCGGTCTCATCACCGCTTGAGGTCGCAAGAGTTATCATCAAAGCCGCAGCTTCGACCAGGCTGGTCGTGAGTTATGAGGACCACAACCCCATGACCGGACTCGGCTGCACGATCGCTCATGGCCTGGCCGATATCCAGAGCGGGACAAAATTCGCAAAAGTCGGCGTGACCCAGTATGCCGGGTCGGACGAGGCCGATGTTTTATACAAAAAATATTCGCTTGACGCAGGGTCCGTGGCCGAGACAATAAAAAAGAACCTGTAA
- a CDS encoding TetR/AcrR family transcriptional regulator, with product MKNLEVRKKIIGAAVRVFTQRGFFETRVEDIARCAGIAKGTVYLYFKDKPSLYAGIIDEYFNGAVTMLKQTVSENISPTRKLEKIAKDWVRFMLRFKGGIGLEMIDNMNLTSRIMKAIHRQAIARVDEIVALISRIISEGVEKGEFRKTDPRIGAYFFLNAVRAAFSLHFFIPAVAGKEQEIIRITLDGLKRR from the coding sequence ATGAAAAATCTTGAAGTACGGAAAAAAATAATCGGCGCGGCGGTGAGGGTCTTTACTCAACGCGGGTTTTTTGAAACCCGGGTCGAGGATATAGCACGCTGCGCCGGGATCGCCAAGGGCACGGTCTACCTGTATTTCAAGGACAAGCCCTCACTTTACGCCGGTATCATTGACGAGTACTTCAACGGCGCGGTGACCATGCTCAAACAGACAGTCAGCGAAAATATTTCACCGACCAGAAAGCTTGAAAAGATCGCCAAAGACTGGGTCCGTTTCATGCTTAGATTCAAGGGCGGGATCGGGCTGGAAATGATCGATAACATGAACCTTACGAGCCGCATCATGAAAGCGATCCACCGTCAGGCGATAGCGAGGGTCGATGAGATCGTCGCATTGATCAGCCGTATCATCAGCGAGGGCGTTGAAAAGGGTGAATTCAGAAAAACCGATCCGCGTATCGGAGCGTACTTTTTCTTGAACGCGGTCCGGGCGGCCTTTTCACTGCATTTTTTCATACCCGCGGTGGCAGGCAAAGAGCAGGAGATCATCAGGATCACGCTGGATGGTTTGAAAAGACGCTGA
- a CDS encoding YbaB/EbfC family nucleoid-associated protein — MKNLMQEAMKLQSKLLEQLRQIKVEGSAGGGMVKIEMDGEQNVVAVKIEPQVLADKDVSMLEDLIMAALADARKKVLEKTQESFQNITGFPIPPK, encoded by the coding sequence GTGAAAAATCTCATGCAGGAGGCCATGAAACTGCAGTCAAAGCTGCTGGAACAACTCAGGCAGATAAAAGTGGAAGGGAGCGCCGGCGGCGGCATGGTGAAGATCGAAATGGACGGCGAGCAGAACGTCGTCGCCGTCAAGATCGAACCGCAGGTGCTCGCCGATAAGGACGTCAGCATGCTTGAGGACCTGATCATGGCCGCCCTGGCCGATGCCCGCAAGAAGGTTTTAGAAAAAACGCAGGAAAGTTTTCAAAACATCACCGGATTCCCGATACCGCCTAAATAA
- a CDS encoding efflux RND transporter permease subunit — protein sequence MKITETAVRRPLAISMVFLGLLVFGVVSLSKLTVDLFPNITFPMMVVLTTYPGAGPQETERQITEPFEKVLGTLNNIEDITSTSSENTSMIMLRFAWGSNLDAASNDVRDRLGIVLPYIPDDADQPLIFKFDISQQPVVMFSVRGDIDPLELDKITENIADRIQRADGVAGSYAQSNTFTEIHVTFNPEKLVSTGITADQVVSVLQAQNLNYPLGSVESGDKTYSLRIIGEYKNLDDIRKTIVGNSNGVPVALGQLADIRLEPSDAAVYSRTNGVSSIWGMVQKRSDANTVSVCGNVMKVIGEIRKELPAGIAIDIIFNQADFINRSVKSTADTLWMGALLAAIILFLFLGNLRATVFVGVAMPITIFFTLFLMFIFNMSLNIISLGGLTIAIGMVVDNAIVVFEAIYRHRQEKKEMPDIAAIVGTKEVGMAITASTLTTVAVFLPLLLVRGFAAIFFTQLALTVTFALISSLIVAITIVPMLMSKFLQIKETGLSRTMKIFYTRLENYYSILIKWALTHRKTVAWTSLGLFIISLALFPFIGAELSPNVDQNEIQVEAEMPMGTKLAITDSAVSRLEKIIQQEVPELENSFVTVGTGSGFTALFGGGSGQHTATIWIGLVEREQRKRSVTDIQRDLRLKMNGIPGMVTRFTSDQSMLFGSEKPIEIKIIGYDLARSKKISDQLMDMLRGIRGVVDIESDFSEGRPEIQFIVDRYKAAQFGLTPYQIGSILRSRIEGTVATQYRIEGDEYDVRVRFGEKYRDAPEKIRSMTVTTPLGEVPLRNFLNDTTTVGPAQIEHENTNRIVKVSANVEGRDPNGAAREVQKKLKDYPRPSDFEIKLSGGFEEMQNTFRDIGLVIVLSLFLVYIIMVGQFESLKEPFIIMFTIPLGIIGVLWMLFFTGTTFNMQSLLGVLILGGVVVNNAIVYIDYANQLRRNEGRSLVDALVEAGRVRMRPILMTALTTIFGLIPMALGIGSGNEMRAPMARSVIGGMMVATFLTLIVIPVLYAMFERKSEKKRLKPDTR from the coding sequence ATGAAGATAACCGAGACTGCAGTTCGCAGACCGCTGGCAATATCCATGGTGTTCCTGGGGCTTCTTGTTTTTGGCGTTGTTTCGCTCAGCAAATTGACCGTGGACCTGTTCCCCAATATCACGTTCCCCATGATGGTCGTGCTTACGACTTATCCTGGTGCCGGACCGCAGGAAACAGAACGCCAGATCACCGAACCGTTCGAGAAAGTGCTGGGCACGCTCAACAATATCGAAGATATCACATCGACGTCATCGGAGAACACGTCAATGATCATGCTTCGTTTTGCCTGGGGATCAAACCTTGACGCCGCGTCAAATGATGTGCGGGACCGCCTGGGCATCGTGCTCCCTTATATTCCGGATGACGCGGACCAGCCGTTGATCTTCAAGTTTGACATATCCCAGCAGCCGGTAGTGATGTTCAGCGTAAGAGGAGACATTGACCCGCTGGAACTGGATAAGATAACGGAAAATATCGCCGACCGTATTCAGCGCGCGGACGGCGTTGCCGGGTCCTATGCCCAGAGCAATACCTTTACCGAGATCCACGTGACCTTCAATCCCGAGAAACTGGTAAGCACCGGGATAACGGCTGACCAGGTGGTCAGTGTCCTGCAGGCTCAAAATCTCAATTACCCGTTGGGTTCGGTCGAAAGCGGCGATAAGACTTACAGCCTGAGGATCATCGGCGAGTACAAAAATCTTGACGACATACGCAAGACCATCGTCGGCAACAGTAATGGCGTGCCGGTCGCGCTTGGCCAGCTCGCGGACATCCGGCTGGAACCGTCGGATGCGGCCGTTTATTCCCGCACTAATGGCGTTTCATCGATCTGGGGAATGGTGCAGAAAAGGTCTGACGCCAACACCGTTAGTGTGTGCGGCAACGTGATGAAGGTCATCGGCGAGATCAGAAAAGAACTGCCGGCTGGGATCGCGATCGATATTATCTTCAATCAGGCGGATTTCATCAACCGCTCGGTGAAAAGCACGGCGGACACGCTGTGGATGGGCGCGCTCCTCGCGGCGATCATCCTCTTCCTTTTTCTGGGCAATCTGCGCGCCACGGTTTTTGTCGGCGTAGCCATGCCCATTACGATATTTTTCACGCTATTCCTGATGTTCATCTTCAATATGAGCCTTAACATCATTTCGCTGGGCGGTTTGACGATCGCGATCGGCATGGTGGTCGACAACGCGATCGTGGTTTTTGAGGCGATATACCGCCACCGCCAGGAAAAGAAAGAGATGCCGGATATAGCCGCGATCGTCGGCACAAAGGAAGTCGGCATGGCGATCACGGCTTCGACCCTGACCACGGTCGCGGTCTTTTTGCCCCTGCTCCTGGTGCGCGGGTTCGCCGCGATCTTCTTTACCCAGCTCGCCCTGACGGTCACGTTCGCGTTGATATCATCGTTGATCGTCGCGATCACGATCGTCCCGATGCTGATGTCAAAATTCCTGCAGATCAAGGAAACCGGACTTTCAAGAACCATGAAAATATTCTACACGAGACTGGAGAACTATTATTCAATCCTCATTAAGTGGGCGCTGACACACCGCAAGACCGTAGCGTGGACAAGCCTTGGTCTTTTCATAATCAGCCTGGCATTGTTTCCGTTCATCGGCGCGGAGCTGAGCCCGAATGTCGACCAGAATGAAATTCAGGTCGAGGCCGAAATGCCGATGGGCACCAAACTGGCGATTACGGATTCAGCGGTCAGCCGGCTGGAAAAAATCATCCAGCAGGAGGTACCCGAATTGGAGAATTCGTTCGTGACCGTAGGCACTGGTTCAGGGTTTACCGCGCTGTTCGGCGGCGGCAGCGGACAGCACACCGCGACTATCTGGATCGGGCTGGTTGAACGCGAACAGCGCAAGCGCTCGGTGACCGATATCCAGCGTGACCTGCGATTAAAGATGAACGGGATCCCCGGGATGGTGACGCGGTTCACTTCTGACCAGTCGATGCTTTTTGGCAGCGAGAAACCGATCGAAATAAAGATCATCGGTTATGACCTCGCCAGATCCAAGAAGATATCAGACCAACTCATGGACATGCTCAGGGGTATTCGCGGTGTTGTCGATATTGAGAGCGATTTCAGCGAAGGCCGGCCCGAGATCCAGTTCATCGTTGACCGGTACAAGGCCGCCCAGTTCGGCTTGACCCCGTACCAGATCGGAAGCATCCTGCGCAGCCGGATCGAGGGAACCGTCGCCACGCAGTACCGGATCGAAGGCGATGAATATGACGTCCGGGTCAGGTTCGGCGAGAAATACCGCGACGCACCGGAAAAAATACGGTCCATGACGGTCACCACGCCGCTGGGCGAGGTTCCATTAAGGAATTTTCTTAATGATACCACGACGGTCGGTCCGGCGCAGATAGAACATGAAAATACGAACCGCATCGTCAAGGTCAGCGCGAACGTTGAAGGCCGGGATCCGAACGGCGCGGCGCGAGAGGTGCAGAAAAAGCTAAAAGATTACCCCAGGCCATCGGATTTTGAGATCAAGCTTTCCGGCGGTTTTGAGGAGATGCAGAACACTTTCCGCGATATCGGCCTGGTCATCGTACTGTCGTTGTTCCTGGTGTATATCATCATGGTCGGCCAGTTTGAATCATTAAAGGAACCGTTCATCATCATGTTCACGATCCCGCTGGGGATCATCGGCGTTCTTTGGATGCTGTTCTTTACCGGGACGACGTTCAATATGCAGAGCCTGCTCGGCGTGCTCATTTTGGGCGGTGTGGTCGTGAACAACGCCATTGTGTACATCGATTACGCGAACCAGTTGCGCCGGAACGAAGGGCGGTCATTAGTTGATGCGCTCGTTGAAGCGGGCCGGGTTAGGATGCGGCCGATCCTGATGACCGCGTTGACCACGATCTTCGGTCTGATCCCGATGGCATTGGGTATTGGTTCGGGTAATGAGATGCGCGCGCCCATGGCGCGTTCCGTGATCGGCGGCATGATGGTGGCTACGTTCCTGACCTTGATCGTGATCCCGGTGCTGTACGCGATGTTCGAGCGCAAGAGCGAAAAAAAAAGGCTCAAACCTGATACGCGATGA
- a CDS encoding TolC family protein has protein sequence MISYAILILMSQALHDTVRFDRGDAIEYALLNNPEIIQLQIDIDKAEAGIGEARSSFYPTLSLSGYYAYITDVSVFMMDSIPIPIGQHENYDLQVSLQQVLFTWGKVYNAYRIAGLSRDIAFMSLDRKKQEVTYSVTTAFDGLLVLEEMVKLMRESLDQLQRHEEAVQKRYAAGLVSQFELLRAGVQVANFKPTVIQTENGLNLAREGFKMLLGLPLDRECVVDGELQYTEQAYDLEELTTAALASRAEIKNLQSVEKIALAGRSIAQTANLPSIVAGATYDRQKPFGLGGSEWGSNMTFSLGFQLPLFSGFKSLYAYKSAALKLKEARHARENLEKAISLEVKQSYLNFLASQEALSAAQENVNQATRAFEIMETRYKSGLATNLEFMDAQLAATQAKTNYLNTLKEYHAASAGIRKATGKE, from the coding sequence ATGATATCTTATGCGATTCTGATCCTAATGTCACAAGCATTACATGATACCGTTCGCTTTGACCGCGGTGACGCTATTGAATATGCGCTGCTGAATAATCCCGAGATAATCCAGCTGCAAATCGATATTGATAAGGCTGAAGCCGGTATCGGCGAAGCAAGGTCCTCATTTTATCCGACACTTTCACTAAGCGGATATTACGCATACATTACTGATGTTTCGGTCTTCATGATGGACAGCATTCCGATCCCGATCGGTCAGCATGAAAACTATGACCTGCAGGTATCGTTGCAGCAGGTGCTATTTACCTGGGGCAAGGTCTATAATGCCTACCGGATCGCCGGTTTGAGCCGCGATATCGCGTTCATGTCCCTGGATAGGAAAAAGCAGGAGGTCACGTATTCCGTGACCACGGCCTTTGACGGCCTGCTCGTGCTGGAAGAAATGGTGAAACTAATGCGCGAAAGCCTTGACCAGTTGCAGCGGCATGAAGAAGCCGTGCAAAAGCGCTATGCGGCCGGCCTGGTTTCGCAATTCGAGCTGCTGCGCGCTGGTGTCCAGGTGGCTAACTTCAAACCGACAGTGATACAAACGGAAAACGGGTTGAACCTGGCGCGTGAGGGTTTCAAGATGCTGCTGGGTTTGCCCCTTGACCGGGAATGCGTGGTGGATGGAGAATTGCAGTACACTGAACAGGCATATGATCTTGAGGAACTCACGACCGCAGCGCTGGCAAGCCGAGCCGAGATCAAAAATCTGCAGAGTGTCGAAAAAATTGCGCTGGCCGGCAGGTCAATAGCGCAAACCGCGAACTTGCCTTCGATCGTGGCGGGCGCGACCTATGACCGGCAAAAGCCATTTGGACTGGGCGGCAGCGAGTGGGGTTCAAATATGACGTTCTCGCTCGGTTTCCAGTTGCCCTTGTTCAGCGGGTTTAAGAGCCTGTACGCGTACAAATCAGCTGCGTTAAAACTCAAGGAAGCGCGGCACGCGCGGGAAAATCTTGAAAAGGCGATCAGCCTTGAGGTCAAGCAATCCTATCTGAATTTTCTTGCCTCTCAAGAAGCGCTCAGTGCCGCGCAGGAGAACGTGAACCAGGCGACCAGGGCGTTCGAGATCATGGAAACGCGGTACAAAAGCGGCCTGGCAACGAACCTGGAGTTCATGGATGCGCAGCTGGCGGCGACCCAGGCAAAAACGAATTACTTGAATACGTTGAAGGAATACCACGCGGCAAGCGCGGGAATTCGCAAGGCAACAGGAAAGGAGTGA
- a CDS encoding 4Fe-4S binding protein, which translates to MANKTIPIHYVSTLEQAADLIRQHKNFWVCNCGCRESREKGKCRRSRIDVCLFFRGDVGSSGSELKKKTRRFAEGILHEAYDKWLVSRPFRNDKNKKIVDGICFCCNDCCGYFLDPTEICDKGKYVEKTDMKLCTGCSSCVDVCYFKARRLKGGRLKITRSKCYGCGLCIRVCPAKAVKISKR; encoded by the coding sequence ATGGCAAACAAAACCATACCGATCCACTACGTGAGCACGCTCGAACAAGCCGCCGACTTGATCCGGCAGCACAAGAATTTCTGGGTCTGCAACTGTGGTTGCCGCGAGAGCCGTGAAAAAGGTAAATGCCGGCGCTCCCGCATCGATGTCTGCCTTTTTTTCCGCGGTGACGTCGGCAGCAGCGGATCAGAACTGAAAAAAAAGACGCGCCGGTTTGCCGAAGGCATTCTGCATGAAGCATATGACAAATGGCTTGTGAGCCGTCCGTTCCGCAATGATAAAAATAAAAAGATCGTCGATGGCATATGTTTCTGCTGTAATGACTGCTGCGGTTATTTTCTCGATCCCACAGAGATCTGCGATAAGGGGAAATATGTGGAAAAGACCGACATGAAGCTGTGTACCGGCTGCAGCAGCTGCGTTGATGTATGCTATTTCAAGGCGCGCAGGCTCAAAGGCGGCCGCCTGAAGATCACGCGGTCCAAATGCTATGGCTGTGGCTTATGTATCCGGGTTTGTCCGGCCAAGGCCGTAAAAATATCCAAAAGGTAA